CGGCGGCCATACGGAACTTCTGCTGGAACAGGGCGCCACCGTCTGGGGCATTGACCGCGATGCGGATGCCCGCCGCGCCGCCATACTCAGGCTGGCGCGCTTCGGTTCCCGTTTCAAGGCGCTCGCCGGCAACTTCCAGGATGTGGAAAGCATTCTTTCCCAGCAGGGGGTTTCCCGGGTGGACGGGCTGCTGGCGGATCTGGGCGTTTCCTCCCACCAGCTTGACACCGCCTCCCGCGGTTTTTCTTTTCGGGAAGACGGCCCTCTGGACATGCGGATGGATACCCGCGCCGCCTTTTCCGCCCGGAACCTGGTGAATGAGGCCCCGGAAGAAGAGATCGCAGCCATTCTCTGGCAATTCGGAGAGGAACGCGCTTCCCGCGCCATCGCCCGCGCCATTGGGAAAGCCCGCGCCCAGGCCCCCATCACCACTACCGCACAGCTTGCCCGCATCGTGGAATCCGTCCTGCCGCGCAAAGGAAGGCAGCACCCCGGCACCCGCACGTTCCAGGCCCTGAGAATAGCCGTCAACGGCGAGCTGGATGCTCTGGACGCCCTGCTGGATTCCTCCGTGCGTCTGCTCGGGCAGGGAGGCCGCATGGCCGTCATCACCTTCCACAGTCTGGAAGACCGCCGGGTCAAGCAGTTCTTTGAGCTGCGGAGCCGTCCGGAAATAGACCGCCCGGAATGGCCGGCTCCCCGGCCCAACCCGGATTACTGCTTCCGCCCGCTTTCCCGCAAGCCCGTCACTGCGGGAGAAGAAGAACTTTCAACCAACCCCCGTTCCCGCAGCGCCAAGTTGCGCGGCGTGGAAAAAATCATCTGACTATCTCTCTTTCCCCACCGCCATGAAAAGATTCAAACAGCGTTTCACCGGCCACCAGATCAGCGTGAGCATGATCATGTGGCTCATTGCCTTCGCCTCCCTTACCTGCGGAGCGGGCATCACTTATGCCGTTCTGAAAAACGACCAGATCCAGGTCGCGCGCGACATCAAGCAGATGAATGAAGAGATCGCCTCCTGCGAACTCACAAAGGAATATTACCGCTCCAAGACTTCCTCCCTGACCAGCCGCTGGGCCATCCGCGACAGGCTGGCTCAGGACAAGTCCAATCTACAGCCTATCGAGCCCTCAGCCGTAGAATACATTTCTTCCGAAAACGCCTCCCGAATCGCCGCGGCAGGCCATTAAACGCGTTGAGCCGTTCATGATCACGATCACGAAGTCCAGATTCGCCAGAAGAAGCCTCGTCCTGTGCGGCGTGGCGGGCGCGGCGGTCATCTGGCTGATGTTGTCGCTGGTCAATCTTCAGCTGGTTTCCCCCCGGAAAACGAGCGGCGTTTCCAGCGGCGGCATTATTGAACGGGAGGTTCTGTTGCCCCAGCGCGGACGCATCATGGACGCCAATGAGGAAATCCTCACCAGCAACATGCAAAGTTCCGAGCTGATTGCGGACGGCTATCACCTGAACGATCCCAAGACCATCAGCTGGGCTCTGGCCTATTCCAAGGCCGTCCATTCCCCCTTCTGGGAGAAAGCCGCAACGGATAAGGAAAAGGAAAAGCTCGTTTCCGGCTTCCGCAGCAAGATTCTGGGGCAGGCCGCCAGTAAAAAGGATGGCAGCAAGGAACACAACCTGGCGAAAATCCTGCTGGAAGAGCCTGAAAACGGACCGGAAGGGGTGGACATGGCCAGGAAAAAGCTGGAAGAGCTTTATGAGCCGGAAATGGTGAAAGAATACGTGCAGGCGCACCTGGAATACGCCGCCAAAGTGATTGCCCCCTTCCTGCCGGACATGAATGTGCAGGATATCATCAATACGGTGGAAAAAGACGGGGCGATTCCCAAGAAGCGCATCGTCATTGCCAAAAACCTGTCTGAGGAAAAAGCAGAACTGCTGCGGCAGGCTATCCAGAACGCCCGCGTCCAGGGGTTCCGTTTTGAGACCTCCTCCAAACGCGTTTATTCCGTGCCGGAATGCATGGTGCATATTCTGGGCTACATCGCCCAGACGAAGGACAGCGGCCCCCGGCCCGTGGCCCTTTCCGGCCTGGAAAAACAGCTGGACGACCAGCTGCTGGGCCACAACGGCATCAGGGAGTACCGGAAAGACAGCCGCGGACGCATCATTCCCTCCGCGGACTCCCGCTTCAAGGATGCCGTTGACGGGCTGAACGTGCGCCTGACGGTAAACATGGAGTACCAGACGATCGTGGAGGAGGAACTGGACGCCGCCATCTCTTTTTACACGGACCAGACCCACAAACCCCGCGGCTGCATTATTGTGGTGGAACCCAAAACCGGAAGCATTCTGGCGATGGCCAGCCGGCCCCACTATAATTTAAATACGCGCGAGGGCCTTCAGGAAGGCGCCTACCATTTCGCCGTGCAGTCCCTGTACGAACCTGGCTCCACTTTTAAAATCGTTTCCGTCACATCCGCCGTGGACAGCGGAAAGGCCACGTTTGACACCATGATCAACTGCACCCCCTATCCGGTGCCCGGTTCCCGTCCCGTCACGGACGCCCCCCGTTCCTATGGCGGTCTGACCGTAGCGGGCGTGTTGAAAAAATCCAGCAACCCGGGCGCTTTCCGCATTGCGCTGAAATCGGGCTGGCCCACGTATAAAAAATACTTTGACCTGTACGGATTTTCCTCCAAAACGGGCATCGACCTGCCGGGGGAAACCAACAGCCAGTGCCAGGACGGAAGCAACTTCGTCAACTTTTCCCGCATCAGCTTCGGCTATTCCCTGATGGTCTCCCCCCTGCAGGTCGCCATGGCTTACGCCGCCATCGCCAATGACGGCGTGCGCATGCGCCCCCGGCTGGTTGACGGCATTTACGTGGATGACAAGAACTTCCAGCCTTCCCCTCCCGTGGAGGTATGCCGGGTCATGAGCGTCAAGACGGCCCGGGACCTTCGGAACGCCCTGTTCCACGTCACGGATCTGGACGGGACCGCCAAAAGAGCGCGGATTGAAGGCTACAACGTGGGAGGCAAAACCGGAACCGCCCACAAAGTGAAGCCTACAGGCGGCTACTTTGAAAACCGTTACACCGTCTCCTTCGTAGGAATGCTCCCGGTGGAAGACCCGGCCTTCGTCTGCCTCGTCGTCATTGACGACCCCACTTCCAAGCATTGCCACCCCGGAGGCGGAACCGTATGCGCCCCGGTCTTCCAGAAGCTGGCCACCCGCCTGGCGGCCGCCATGAACATCCCCAAAAATTCCCCTTCCGCGGAGACCAATAAAAAAGCCTCCCGAACCCAGACCTCTTCTACTCCATCCAAACCGCCGCGCAGATAATCCCGTCATGAAGCTACTTACCTTACTCAAAGACCTTCCCTCCCATACGCTCACCGGCTCCCCCCAGGTGAAAATTTCACATCTGGAATGCGACAGCCGGCGCATTCTGCCCGGCTCCTGCTACATTGCCCTGAAGGGGACCCGGGCGGACGGCCACGAATTCATCCCGGAAGCCATTCGCCGCGGGGCCTGCGCCGTCGTCGCGGAAATGCCCTGCACGCAGGAAGCCAGGGAGGCAGGAGTCAGCTGGGTGGAAGTAAACGATTCCCGTCTGGCCGTCAGCCTGATGGGCGCGGTCTGGAACGGGCGCCCCTCCCGCCACATGACCATGATCGGCGTGACGGGAACGAACGGAAAAACCACAACGGCCTACATTGCCCATTCCCTGCTCAAGCAGTCCTGGCTGCGCGCGGGGCTGATCGGCACCATCGCCTATGACAACGGGGAGGAAATCATCCCTTCCACCCATACCACGCCCGGACCGCTGGAACTGGAACACCTGCTGAAGGAAATGTATGAAAACGGCTGCCGCGGCGTCTCCATGGAGGTTTCCTCCCACGCGCTGGACCAGGAACGCGTGGCCGGCATCAATTTCAACGTGGGCATTTTCACCAATCTGACCCAGGACCATCTGGATTACCACCATACCATGGAGAATTATTTCCAGGCCAAGGCGAAATTGTTCGAACAGATGGCGCAGGACACCGGATCCCGGAGGAAACCCGTGGCCGTCATCAACATCGACGACGCCTACGGCCGCCGGCTGGCGGAAATGTTTTCCGGCCGCATGACCGTAAAGACCTACGGGTCCGCCCTGGGGGCGGATTTCCGCATGCTGGTGCACCACGCCACCGCCAAAGGCAGCGAGTACGAACTGGAATACAAAGGGAAAAGCTATCTGGTCCGCGTCCCCCTGATCGGCAAGTTCAACATGTACAACAGTTTGGCCGCGCTGGCCGCCGTCATTTGCGCCGGCATCCCCGTGCGGGACGCTATTGCGAACCTTCAGAATATTCCGCAGGTTCCCGGCAGGCTGGAACTATTCACCCACCCCGGAGGAGCCCAGATCTTCATTGACTACGCCCACACGCCGGACGCTCTGGAAAACGTCTGCAAGACGCTCAAGGAACTGTGCTCCCGCCGCCTGATTACCGTATTCGGCTGCGGAGGGGATCGGGACAAGGGAAAACGCCCGCTGATGGGAGCCGCAGCCGCGCGCCTGTCGGACGCCTGCATCGTCACCTCCGACAATCCCAGAAGCGAGGAACCCCTCTCCATCATCAACCAGATTGCGGCGGGCATGCCGGAAGGCAGATACGCCATCATTCCGGACCGCGCCAGGGCTATTGCCACGGCCATCGACCAGGCCCGCCTGGGGGACATCGTCCTCATTGCGGGCAAGGGCCATGAAAATTACCAGGAGCTTTCCACCGGCCGCATCGATTTCAGCGACGCCAAGGAAGTGCGCCGCAACATGTTCATCAAGGAACGGGAAGAATTTCCCCAGGCATAACACGTTATTCCATCTTTCTTTCATGATTTCCCTCACGGCACACGGCATCTGCAACGTCATCGGCGGAAAACTGGTCAGCGGCCCCTTCGACAGGGTCGCTTCCGGAGGCGTGTGCACGGACAGCCGCCATCTGCCCCCACATGCCGTTTTCTTCGCGCTGGGGGGAGAAAAATTTGACGGCAACCTGTTTGCGCCGGAGGCATCCCGCACTGCGGCCGCCGTCGTCGTCAGCCGTGTGGAAGAAGGCATGGATCCCTCCTGCGCCGTCATTCTGGTGGAGGACACGCTGAAAGCCCTTCAGAAGCTGGCCGCCTGGTGGCGTTCCGGGCTGCCCCTCACCGTCATCGGCCTGACCGGTTCCAACGGAAAAACCTCCACCAAGGACCTGACGGCTTCCATTCTTTCACAGGGGCTCCGCACCATCGCCACGCAGGGCAACCTGAACAACCACATCGGCGTTCCCCTCAGCATCCTCCGCGCCGCGCCGTCGGACGAAGCCGCCGTATGGGAAATGGGCATGAACCACTCCGGGGAACTGGCCCCCCTGTGTGAGATGACGCGCCCGAAAATCGGCATCATCACCAGCATTGGCACTTCCCACATGGAATACCTGGGTTCCCGGGAAAACATCGCCCGGGAAAAATGCACGCTGGCACGCTGCCTGCCGGAAGACGGCTTCATGATTTTTCCGGCGGACTGCGATTATGCGGATATGATCCGTCAATCCACCCGCGCCGCCTGTATTGACTGCGGCATTGGCGCCGGAACCGTTCGCGCGGAAAATCCCGTCTCCACGGAAAAAGGGACACGCTTCACCCTTTCCATTCCGGATTTCTGCCGGGAAGAGGTGGAATTGCCCGTCCACGGGCGGCACATGGTAACCAACGCGCTTCTGGCCGCCGCCGCCGGCTGGGTGGCAGGTCTTGCGAAAGAGCAAATCGCCTCCGGTCTCACCCAGGCGCGGCTCACGAACGGAAGGCTTCACTGCGCCCGGATCAACGGCATTCTGGTAGTGGATGACACCTACAACGCCAACCCGGATTCCATGCAGGCCGCCCTGCGCACCTTAGCAGAGCTTTCCTGCGCCGGCAGACGCTTTGCGGTGCTGGGAAAAATGGGGGAACTGGGCGTGTTTTCCGAGGAAGGGCATGTTCTGGTGGGCCGCACGGCGGAAGAGCTCCGTCTTGACTGCGTCGTCAGCGTGGGAACGGACGCCGCCCGGATTACGGACGCTATTTCTCCCAATTCATTCACTCAACGCCTGAACTTCGGCTCCGCGGAGGAAGCGGCCGAATGGCTCCGCGGCCATACGGCGCAGGGAGACGTCGTCCTCTTCAAAGGCAGCCGTCTTGCCCGGATGGAGCAAGTCATGAACCTCACCTTTCCGCCACAGTAAATTGTATGCATTCCCTCATTGAACAGTTCAGCCCCTCGGGGGCATTTGCAGGACCGGCAGGGAGGGCCCTTCTGGCCTGCCTGGTTTCTTTTGTCCTGACGATGATCTTCGCCCCACGGGTCATCCGGGAGCTGATTTCCCTGAAAATCGGCCAGCCCATCAGGACGGCGGAAGAGGTGCACAAACTGGCGGAACTCCACGGGGCCAAGGCGGGAACGCCCACCATGGGCGGCGTGCTGATCGTGGGTTCCATGACGGCGGCCACCCTCTTGTGCGCCAGAATGGGCAATCCTTTCATCATCGCCTGCCTGATCGTCACCCTGTCACTGGGCCTGTTGGGATTCCGGGACGATTACCTGAAGGTGGCGAAAAAAACCTCGGACGGCATTTCCGCACGTAAAAAACTCCTCGTCCAGTTCCTGGCCGGTCTGGCCGGCGTCACCTTCCTGTACCTGTACCCGGAAGGCAGCCCCCGGGTGGAACTTCACGACTACATATCCTCCCTGTTCATCCCGTTCTACGGCCAGGTAAACCTGCCATGGTTCGTTTACATTCCCTTTGGCGTCGTGGTGGTCATGTCCGCCTCCAATGCGGTGAACCTGACGGACGGCCTGGACGGCCTCGCTTCCGGCTGCTCCGTCGCCACGGGCATCTCCTACGCCATCATTGCCGCCCTTTGCGGAAGCTGGCTGACGGCGGATTCCCTGGACATTCCCTTCCATCCCGGCGCGGGAGAAATCAGCGTCTTCATGATGGCCCTGGTAGGGGCCTGCCTGGGCTTCCTGTGGCACAACTGCTACCCGGCCAGGGTATTTATGGGAGACACCGGTTCCCTGGCCCTGGGCGGCGCGTTCGGCATGGCTGCCGTCTGCACGGCGCAGGAGCTTCTCTTTATCGTCATCGGGGGCGTCTTCGTCATGGAAGCCGTGTCCGTCGTCCTGCAGGTGGGCAGCTACAAGCTGCGCCACGGCAAACGCATCTTCGCCATGGCCCCCATCCATCACCATTTCGAACTCAAGGGCTGGAAGGAAACGCAGGTGATTGCCCGCTTCTGGATGATCAGCCTCCTGTTGGCTTTCCTGGGCCTTTTCCTGATAACCACCGCCTGACAAACCACGAACATGCAGCTCAATAACCTCAACATCGCCGTTCTGGGAGCGGGAAGAAGCGGACGCGCCGCGGCGCGCCTCGCCATGAAGCATGGCGCACGGGTATGCGTGTTTGACGCTTCCGCCTCCATTGGCGGATGGCCGGAAGACATTCCCCTGCATACCGCCGCCACGAAAGAAGACGGGCGCGCCTTCCACGCGGACCTTGTAGTCATCTCCCCCGGCATTGAGACGGACAGCCCCTTTGTCAAATCCTTTAGCCGGGAAGGCGTGGAAACCATCGGTGAAATGGAGCTGGCATGCCGCTTTTACCATGGCCGCATCATCGCCATCACTGGAACCAACGGCAAAACCACCACCACATCCCTGGTGGAAAAGATTTTGCTGCGCGCCGGAAAGACCGCCGTTGCCTGCGGCAATTACGGTGTGCCGATGGCGGAAATCCTGCTCCGGGATTCCGTGCCGGACGTACTGGCGCTGGAGGTCAGCTCCTTCCAGCTGGAAACCATCCGCGACTTTCATCCGGACGTGGCCGTATGGCTCAATTTTGCGCCGGACCATATGGACCGCTACAAATCCGTGGAGGATTACCACCGCGCCAAACTCCATATCTTTGACAACCAGACGGGACAAGACCTGGCCGTCGTTCGCTCCGGAGAACGGCTTCCACAGCTGAAAGCCTCCGTGCTCACCTTTAGTCCGGAAGATCCGGCGGCTGACCTTTATTACCGCGAACCGTTGATCATGGAGGGCGACACTCCCCTGCTGAACCTGGAAGGGACCGCCCTGAACCAGCGCCATAACGCGGAAAACGCCATGGCCGCCGTCCTGGCATGCCGCCACCTGGGCATTCCCGCAGAAACAGCCGCAGAAGTATTGAAGGAGTTCACGCCCCCCGGCCACCGCTGCGAAACCGTCCGCACACTGGACGGCGTGCTGTGGCTGAACGATTCCAAAGCCACGAATCTGCATGCGCTGGAAGCGGCTCTGAAATCACAGCATTCCCCCGTCATCCTGATTGCCGGAGGCAAGGACAAGGGGCTGGATTACGTGCCCCTGCAGCCCATGCTGAAAGAAAAAGTGCGCGCCTGCGTGGTATTCGGCCAGATTGCGGACCAGCTCCAGCATGCTTTTTCCCCCGCAGTCCCCACGGAAAAAGCCGCAGATGTAGAAGCCTGCGTGGTAAAGGCCCGCTCTCTCGCCCGGCCGGGAGACACCGTCCTCTTCTCCCCCGGCACTTCTTCCTTTGACATGTTCACCGGGTATGTCCAGCGCGGCCAGGCCTTCCGGGACGCGGTGAACGCCCTCTCCCCCCTTTCCTGACAATTCACCAGAAAACGACCATCATGAAAACGACCAAGACACCTGATCATAATCCGACCGGACGCACCCGTCCGAAACGCAAAATGGGCACCGTACTCCGGGCCAAACTCAGCAAATACCGCGCTCGCGTCTCCGAATTTGAAGACGATGCGCCCAGCAGCACCGTCGTGCGCTGGCTCGTCGTCCTTCTTCTTCTTCACCTTCTCGTCATCGGCGGCGTTTACGTCCGCAGCACCTGGTTCAGAAACACGACGGAAACCGTAGAAATGGCGGCCGCCCTGCCCGCGCCGCCCACCGTCCCGCAGCGCCCCGCTCCCGCAGCGCCCCCGGCGGCCCTGCCCCAGGTTCCCCAGGCCCAACCCGCGGCCCCGGTCACCATCACGCAGCCGGAACAGGTAGTGGACGCGCGCCCCAACAGGCAGCCGGCCCCCGTGGCGGAGGAACACATTCCGGATGCGACTCCGGTGGCAGGTCCTGCGCGCCACATCGTGCGCACGGGAGATACCTGGGAACGCGTCGCGCGTGACAACCAGGTGGCCGTCAATGACCTGAAAGCCGTCAATCCCAAAGTGCAGCGCCTTGTCAGCGGAAGCACGCTCGTCATCCCGGCACGGCCCGGAGACAAACTTGAACCGGAAAAGCCCGCCGCGGAGGAAATGGAGCCGGAAGGCGTGCCCCACATCGTGAAGAAAGGGGAAACCCTCTCCGTAATCGCCCGCAAATATAAAATGAACTGGCGCGCCCTCCAGAAATTCAACAAGATGAATGACCGGGACGTAGCGCGTCTCAAGATTGGGCAAAAAATCATGATCCCCAAAAAGTAGGCCTCTTCCTGCCCTTCCGCCGCCATGTCTTCCAAAGTCTGCATGATTCTGGTCTGGTTCTTCGTCATCTGCCTTCTGGTCGTAGGCCTGGTGATGGTATCCAGCACGGCGGCGTGGGCGGAAGAAACCAAGCACCCGTACGAACCCCTGTTCAAGCAGACCGCCTTTGCCTGCGCCGGTCTGGTGGGGGCCATGATTCTTTCCCGTATAGATTACCGGATATGGAGGAAATATATCTGGTGGATTCTTGGAGGGGCCTGCTTTCTGCTGGTTCTGTGCTATGTGCCCGGCATCGGGAAGGAAATCAACGGGGAACGCCGCTGGATCACCATCGGC
This region of Akkermansia muciniphila genomic DNA includes:
- the rsmH gene encoding 16S rRNA (cytosine(1402)-N(4))-methyltransferase RsmH, which codes for MPPDSSIPPDPQARPCATLALRPGWLASGLGVGARTGLHAELTAYSIVFWGHDALPAQDMVAWQQEKARLMEEMSLAGQKGAYGKLGALSSDLNRAFDDHIELSLRAGAGTHIRTEEVQALANGLAEETSCRVLAWSVCRNHVHVVAELTEEKGVDELVCSWKALAPSMNWENAYHTEALKAREAAARADALISELGDDAVAAVDAESDSTVSGNGFRHITVLLHETVDMLKAGPGKFIVDCTLGGGGHTELLLEQGATVWGIDRDADARRAAILRLARFGSRFKALAGNFQDVESILSQQGVSRVDGLLADLGVSSHQLDTASRGFSFREDGPLDMRMDTRAAFSARNLVNEAPEEEIAAILWQFGEERASRAIARAIGKARAQAPITTTAQLARIVESVLPRKGRQHPGTRTFQALRIAVNGELDALDALLDSSVRLLGQGGRMAVITFHSLEDRRVKQFFELRSRPEIDRPEWPAPRPNPDYCFRPLSRKPVTAGEEELSTNPRSRSAKLRGVEKII
- a CDS encoding peptidoglycan D,D-transpeptidase FtsI family protein, whose protein sequence is MITITKSRFARRSLVLCGVAGAAVIWLMLSLVNLQLVSPRKTSGVSSGGIIEREVLLPQRGRIMDANEEILTSNMQSSELIADGYHLNDPKTISWALAYSKAVHSPFWEKAATDKEKEKLVSGFRSKILGQAASKKDGSKEHNLAKILLEEPENGPEGVDMARKKLEELYEPEMVKEYVQAHLEYAAKVIAPFLPDMNVQDIINTVEKDGAIPKKRIVIAKNLSEEKAELLRQAIQNARVQGFRFETSSKRVYSVPECMVHILGYIAQTKDSGPRPVALSGLEKQLDDQLLGHNGIREYRKDSRGRIIPSADSRFKDAVDGLNVRLTVNMEYQTIVEEELDAAISFYTDQTHKPRGCIIVVEPKTGSILAMASRPHYNLNTREGLQEGAYHFAVQSLYEPGSTFKIVSVTSAVDSGKATFDTMINCTPYPVPGSRPVTDAPRSYGGLTVAGVLKKSSNPGAFRIALKSGWPTYKKYFDLYGFSSKTGIDLPGETNSQCQDGSNFVNFSRISFGYSLMVSPLQVAMAYAAIANDGVRMRPRLVDGIYVDDKNFQPSPPVEVCRVMSVKTARDLRNALFHVTDLDGTAKRARIEGYNVGGKTGTAHKVKPTGGYFENRYTVSFVGMLPVEDPAFVCLVVIDDPTSKHCHPGGGTVCAPVFQKLATRLAAAMNIPKNSPSAETNKKASRTQTSSTPSKPPRR
- a CDS encoding UDP-N-acetylmuramoyl-L-alanyl-D-glutamate--2,6-diaminopimelate ligase — protein: MKLLTLLKDLPSHTLTGSPQVKISHLECDSRRILPGSCYIALKGTRADGHEFIPEAIRRGACAVVAEMPCTQEAREAGVSWVEVNDSRLAVSLMGAVWNGRPSRHMTMIGVTGTNGKTTTAYIAHSLLKQSWLRAGLIGTIAYDNGEEIIPSTHTTPGPLELEHLLKEMYENGCRGVSMEVSSHALDQERVAGINFNVGIFTNLTQDHLDYHHTMENYFQAKAKLFEQMAQDTGSRRKPVAVINIDDAYGRRLAEMFSGRMTVKTYGSALGADFRMLVHHATAKGSEYELEYKGKSYLVRVPLIGKFNMYNSLAALAAVICAGIPVRDAIANLQNIPQVPGRLELFTHPGGAQIFIDYAHTPDALENVCKTLKELCSRRLITVFGCGGDRDKGKRPLMGAAAARLSDACIVTSDNPRSEEPLSIINQIAAGMPEGRYAIIPDRARAIATAIDQARLGDIVLIAGKGHENYQELSTGRIDFSDAKEVRRNMFIKEREEFPQA
- a CDS encoding UDP-N-acetylmuramoyl-tripeptide--D-alanyl-D-alanine ligase is translated as MISLTAHGICNVIGGKLVSGPFDRVASGGVCTDSRHLPPHAVFFALGGEKFDGNLFAPEASRTAAAVVVSRVEEGMDPSCAVILVEDTLKALQKLAAWWRSGLPLTVIGLTGSNGKTSTKDLTASILSQGLRTIATQGNLNNHIGVPLSILRAAPSDEAAVWEMGMNHSGELAPLCEMTRPKIGIITSIGTSHMEYLGSRENIAREKCTLARCLPEDGFMIFPADCDYADMIRQSTRAACIDCGIGAGTVRAENPVSTEKGTRFTLSIPDFCREEVELPVHGRHMVTNALLAAAAGWVAGLAKEQIASGLTQARLTNGRLHCARINGILVVDDTYNANPDSMQAALRTLAELSCAGRRFAVLGKMGELGVFSEEGHVLVGRTAEELRLDCVVSVGTDAARITDAISPNSFTQRLNFGSAEEAAEWLRGHTAQGDVVLFKGSRLARMEQVMNLTFPPQ
- the mraY gene encoding phospho-N-acetylmuramoyl-pentapeptide-transferase → MHSLIEQFSPSGAFAGPAGRALLACLVSFVLTMIFAPRVIRELISLKIGQPIRTAEEVHKLAELHGAKAGTPTMGGVLIVGSMTAATLLCARMGNPFIIACLIVTLSLGLLGFRDDYLKVAKKTSDGISARKKLLVQFLAGLAGVTFLYLYPEGSPRVELHDYISSLFIPFYGQVNLPWFVYIPFGVVVVMSASNAVNLTDGLDGLASGCSVATGISYAIIAALCGSWLTADSLDIPFHPGAGEISVFMMALVGACLGFLWHNCYPARVFMGDTGSLALGGAFGMAAVCTAQELLFIVIGGVFVMEAVSVVLQVGSYKLRHGKRIFAMAPIHHHFELKGWKETQVIARFWMISLLLAFLGLFLITTA
- the murD gene encoding UDP-N-acetylmuramoyl-L-alanine--D-glutamate ligase; the protein is MQLNNLNIAVLGAGRSGRAAARLAMKHGARVCVFDASASIGGWPEDIPLHTAATKEDGRAFHADLVVISPGIETDSPFVKSFSREGVETIGEMELACRFYHGRIIAITGTNGKTTTTSLVEKILLRAGKTAVACGNYGVPMAEILLRDSVPDVLALEVSSFQLETIRDFHPDVAVWLNFAPDHMDRYKSVEDYHRAKLHIFDNQTGQDLAVVRSGERLPQLKASVLTFSPEDPAADLYYREPLIMEGDTPLLNLEGTALNQRHNAENAMAAVLACRHLGIPAETAAEVLKEFTPPGHRCETVRTLDGVLWLNDSKATNLHALEAALKSQHSPVILIAGGKDKGLDYVPLQPMLKEKVRACVVFGQIADQLQHAFSPAVPTEKAADVEACVVKARSLARPGDTVLFSPGTSSFDMFTGYVQRGQAFRDAVNALSPLS
- a CDS encoding LysM peptidoglycan-binding domain-containing protein, which codes for MKTTKTPDHNPTGRTRPKRKMGTVLRAKLSKYRARVSEFEDDAPSSTVVRWLVVLLLLHLLVIGGVYVRSTWFRNTTETVEMAAALPAPPTVPQRPAPAAPPAALPQVPQAQPAAPVTITQPEQVVDARPNRQPAPVAEEHIPDATPVAGPARHIVRTGDTWERVARDNQVAVNDLKAVNPKVQRLVSGSTLVIPARPGDKLEPEKPAAEEMEPEGVPHIVKKGETLSVIARKYKMNWRALQKFNKMNDRDVARLKIGQKIMIPKK